The Paenibacillus sp. FSL R7-0204 genome includes a region encoding these proteins:
- the rpsF gene encoding 30S ribosomal protein S6, translating to MRKYEVMYIIRPDIEQEAVQAAVEKFQGIISNGGEITKHDVQGKRRLAYEIKKHRDGVFVLVNFSAEPAVVTELERIMKISDEVIRYLITNDVA from the coding sequence ATGCGCAAATATGAAGTCATGTACATTATTCGTCCTGACATTGAACAAGAAGCCGTTCAAGCAGCAGTCGAAAAATTCCAAGGCATCATCTCCAACGGCGGAGAAATTACAAAGCACGACGTGCAAGGTAAACGCCGTCTTGCGTATGAGATCAAGAAACATCGTGATGGCGTTTTTGTTTTGGTTAACTTCAGTGCAGAACCTGCAGTAGTTACTGAACTTGAGCGTATCATGAAGATTTCTGACGAAGTAATTCGTTATCTCATTACGAACGACGTTGCCTAA
- the rpsR gene encoding 30S ribosomal protein S18 yields MAFKPREGADNDKRPARRGGRNKRKKVCYFTVNKITHIDYKDTELLKKFISERGKILPRRVTGTSAKYQRALTIAVKRSRQIALLPYTTE; encoded by the coding sequence ATGGCTTTCAAACCAAGAGAAGGTGCGGACAACGACAAAAGACCGGCACGTCGTGGTGGACGCAACAAGCGTAAAAAAGTGTGCTATTTCACTGTGAACAAGATTACTCACATTGATTATAAAGACACTGAGCTTCTTAAGAAGTTCATCAGCGAACGCGGAAAGATTTTGCCGCGTCGTGTAACTGGTACAAGTGCAAAATACCAACGCGCTCTGACTATTGCTGTAAAGCGCTCGCGTCAAATCGCGCTGCTGCCTTACACAACAGAATAG
- a CDS encoding DUF4446 family protein has protein sequence MSELNEIINEYLSAFIMGFAGVIILMAVLMIVQGSKLRRIRSRYEAMMSGNGIEDLENLLVNLKNQGDMLEEAQQEQKALLEAAHTKMRGMKSKVAMKRYNAFGERGNDLSFSLAILDDNHSGIVLSSLHNRENSYIYAKPIEHGESTYALSPEEKEVIALALQQI, from the coding sequence ATGTCGGAGTTAAATGAAATCATAAACGAGTATTTATCGGCGTTCATCATGGGCTTTGCGGGGGTAATCATATTGATGGCCGTTCTGATGATCGTCCAGGGGTCCAAGCTTCGCAGAATACGCAGCCGGTATGAAGCCATGATGAGCGGGAATGGCATAGAAGATCTGGAGAATCTGCTGGTCAACCTGAAGAATCAGGGGGATATGCTGGAGGAGGCCCAGCAGGAGCAGAAGGCGCTGCTTGAGGCGGCACATACCAAAATGCGCGGCATGAAGTCGAAGGTGGCCATGAAGCGCTATAATGCTTTTGGAGAACGCGGTAATGACCTGAGCTTCTCGCTTGCCATTCTGGATGACAACCACAGCGGGATTGTGCTGAGCAGTCTGCACAACCGCGAGAACTCATATATCTATGCTAAACCAATTGAACATGGAGAATCAACGTATGCTCTGTCACCGGAGGAGAAGGAAGTTATTGCTCTCGCGTTGCAGCAGATCTAG
- a CDS encoding ParB/RepB/Spo0J family partition protein produces MSKRLGKGLDALIPSLSINEDDKVLEIPLTQLRANPYQPRKDFNEEAIQELAESIRQHGVIQPIIVRSVLKGYEIIAGERRFRASQYCGKATIPAVVRSLSDQQVMEIALIENLQRENLNAMEIAVAYQGLMDQFSLTQEELSLKVGKSRSHIANFLRLLSLPEEVKDYVSRGTISMGHARAIVALKDPEVIKQLAAQCVELQWSVRELEEVVKNLDRKPANGIKAKVVKRDPYIDNVEEVLRERFKTTVKIKQGKEKGKIELNYYSAQDLERLLELLGN; encoded by the coding sequence ATGAGTAAGCGCTTAGGGAAAGGCTTGGATGCATTAATACCTTCTCTTTCGATCAATGAAGACGATAAGGTGTTAGAGATTCCATTAACGCAACTCAGAGCCAATCCTTATCAGCCGCGCAAGGATTTCAATGAAGAGGCCATCCAGGAGCTTGCAGAATCCATACGGCAGCACGGAGTGATCCAGCCGATCATTGTTCGCAGTGTGTTGAAAGGGTATGAGATTATTGCCGGGGAACGCAGATTCCGGGCCTCGCAATACTGTGGTAAAGCTACGATTCCGGCAGTGGTCCGCAGCCTTAGTGATCAGCAGGTAATGGAGATTGCCCTGATTGAGAACCTGCAGCGTGAGAATCTTAACGCGATGGAAATAGCGGTTGCTTATCAAGGACTGATGGATCAATTCTCCCTGACCCAGGAAGAGCTTTCGCTTAAAGTCGGAAAGTCCAGATCACATATTGCCAACTTTTTGCGTCTGCTTAGTTTACCGGAAGAAGTGAAGGATTATGTTTCACGTGGAACAATTTCGATGGGACATGCCCGGGCAATTGTGGCTCTGAAAGATCCGGAGGTAATCAAGCAATTGGCTGCACAGTGTGTGGAGCTTCAGTGGAGTGTTCGAGAACTGGAAGAGGTAGTGAAGAATCTTGACCGCAAACCGGCTAACGGAATTAAAGCCAAGGTTGTGAAACGTGATCCTTATATTGATAATGTAGAGGAAGTATTACGGGAGCGTTTTAAGACAACAGTCAAAATCAAACAAGGCAAGGAAAAAGGGAAAATCGAATTAAACTATTACAGTGCCCAAGACCTGGAAAGATTGCTGGAGTTGCTGGGAAACTGA
- a CDS encoding DUF3343 domain-containing protein, with protein MEEELLIAFDSTQQALRAEMLLEYAEIEIDIFPTPKEITAGCAMSIQFSRSALEEVRVIVAEQSIEIRGIYAKAAQGDGYIEVGEEGGVR; from the coding sequence GTGGAGGAGGAACTGCTGATAGCGTTTGATTCGACCCAGCAGGCGTTGCGCGCCGAGATGCTGCTTGAATATGCGGAGATTGAAATCGATATCTTCCCTACGCCCAAGGAGATCACCGCCGGCTGTGCGATGTCGATTCAATTCTCCCGGAGTGCACTGGAAGAGGTAAGGGTCATTGTAGCAGAGCAAAGTATAGAGATCCGCGGGATCTATGCCAAAGCAGCTCAGGGAGACGGGTATATAGAGGTAGGGGAAGAAGGAGGGGTTCGATGA
- the ssb gene encoding single-stranded DNA-binding protein, which translates to MLNRIILIGRLTRDPELRYTPAGVAVTQFTLAVDRNFTGQNGEREADFIPVVTWRQLAETCANYLRKGRLAAVEGRIQVRNYENNEGKRVYVTEVIADNVRFLESAQSREGGNASSGGSMPEEPAFGGGGNGGNSARGNGSNNNFSRNNNTQDPFSGDGKPIDISDDDLPF; encoded by the coding sequence TTGTTGAACCGTATCATTCTGATCGGTCGGTTGACCCGTGACCCGGAACTTCGTTATACTCCTGCTGGTGTTGCCGTAACACAGTTTACGCTTGCCGTAGACCGTAACTTTACGGGCCAGAACGGTGAACGCGAAGCGGACTTTATCCCGGTAGTAACCTGGAGACAGCTGGCTGAGACCTGTGCCAATTACTTGCGCAAAGGAAGACTGGCAGCCGTGGAAGGACGCATCCAAGTACGGAATTACGAGAATAACGAAGGCAAACGTGTATACGTTACTGAAGTTATTGCCGATAATGTCCGTTTCCTGGAATCCGCGCAGAGCCGTGAAGGCGGAAATGCATCAAGTGGTGGAAGTATGCCTGAAGAGCCAGCCTTTGGTGGCGGCGGTAACGGCGGGAACAGTGCTCGCGGAAATGGAAGTAACAATAATTTCTCGCGTAACAACAATACCCAAGATCCTTTTTCGGGCGATGGAAAACCGATCGATATATCGGACGATGATTTGCCATTTTAA
- the noc gene encoding nucleoid occlusion protein: protein MKEQFTKLFGFTERSSGEEVKQIPVHEVISSPYQPRTIFDDEKIEELCQTIKTHGVIQPIVVRMRDSQYEIIAGERRWRAVKKLGLDTIPALVREFNDSQAASIALIENLQREGLTSIEEAIAYQKLIDLHQLTQESLAQRLGKSQSTIANKIRLLNLPEQVKTALMERKITERHARSLLSLDTEEMQLKVLAEIISKELNVKQTEARIAFYKAVSQTKKSKRTSYTKDVRLALNTIRQSIDMVTGSGMEIKTSENDRGDHYEIVIQIPKR from the coding sequence ATGAAAGAACAATTCACCAAGCTTTTTGGATTTACTGAGCGGAGCAGCGGAGAAGAAGTCAAACAAATCCCGGTTCATGAGGTCATCAGCAGTCCTTATCAGCCACGGACTATTTTCGATGATGAGAAGATAGAAGAGTTGTGCCAGACTATCAAAACTCATGGAGTGATTCAGCCCATCGTTGTGCGTATGCGTGATTCCCAGTATGAGATTATTGCAGGTGAAAGACGCTGGCGGGCGGTTAAAAAGCTCGGCTTGGATACTATTCCGGCGCTTGTCCGCGAATTCAATGATTCACAGGCTGCGTCCATCGCACTGATAGAGAACTTGCAGCGTGAGGGCTTAACTTCTATTGAAGAGGCGATTGCGTATCAAAAGCTGATTGACTTGCATCAATTGACCCAGGAGAGTCTGGCTCAGCGGCTTGGCAAAAGCCAATCTACCATTGCCAACAAAATCCGCTTGCTGAATTTGCCTGAACAGGTCAAGACGGCATTAATGGAAAGAAAAATCACCGAGCGCCATGCACGCTCACTCTTGTCGCTGGACACGGAGGAGATGCAGCTTAAAGTTCTTGCAGAGATTATTTCCAAGGAATTAAATGTAAAACAAACGGAAGCGCGTATTGCCTTCTATAAGGCTGTTAGCCAGACTAAAAAATCAAAACGGACCTCCTACACCAAAGATGTCCGTCTCGCTCTTAATACAATTCGGCAATCTATAGACATGGTGACCGGTTCAGGAATGGAGATTAAGACCTCCGAGAATGACCGCGGAGATCATTATGAGATTGTGATCCAAATTCCAAAACGATAA
- a CDS encoding mechanosensitive ion channel family protein, which yields MNNWLLETTGGEALKDAVRFKDKVWDWLSNADMWATVLFSGIRILLIFILTRVIIKVVSNVIDRSLERETRGRALVNNRRFSTVGGLMKNVVTFFCNFTMILLVLSEFNFDLKPLLAGAGVVGLAIGFGAQSLVKDVITGFFIIFEDQFAVGDVIQSGTYKGTVEMIGLRTTRLLSTTGEVHIIPNGTIVNVTNYSLANALAVVDVPVKIERGLEATLALIGEALQGIEERSSSVIAYPNVLGIQSMSTSEYVIRIAANCLPNARDAAERQIQNDIKHALEKQSALEAAKAEQEAREQAEREAREAEAAHEREHAETARRAREEQETSPRRQVAAAQEPEEGEE from the coding sequence ATGAATAATTGGCTGCTCGAGACAACAGGCGGAGAAGCCCTCAAGGATGCTGTGCGCTTCAAGGATAAGGTATGGGACTGGCTAAGCAATGCGGATATGTGGGCCACTGTGCTATTTTCCGGGATACGGATTCTGCTGATTTTCATTCTGACCCGGGTGATTATCAAAGTGGTATCCAATGTGATTGACCGGTCTCTTGAGCGGGAGACAAGGGGGAGGGCGTTAGTCAATAACCGGCGCTTCTCTACCGTCGGCGGACTGATGAAGAATGTGGTTACCTTCTTCTGTAACTTCACCATGATTCTGCTGGTTCTGTCGGAGTTCAACTTCGATTTGAAGCCGCTGCTCGCAGGAGCAGGGGTAGTCGGGCTGGCTATAGGGTTCGGCGCACAGAGTTTGGTCAAAGATGTGATTACGGGCTTCTTTATTATTTTTGAGGATCAATTCGCAGTTGGGGATGTCATCCAGAGCGGAACCTATAAGGGAACGGTAGAGATGATTGGCCTGAGAACGACCAGACTGTTAAGTACTACGGGCGAGGTCCACATCATTCCTAACGGCACGATTGTGAATGTGACGAATTATTCGCTGGCGAATGCACTGGCTGTAGTTGATGTTCCGGTCAAAATCGAACGCGGGCTCGAAGCCACTCTGGCACTGATCGGTGAGGCGCTTCAGGGCATTGAGGAACGCAGTTCCAGTGTCATTGCCTATCCTAATGTTCTGGGAATCCAGTCGATGAGCACCTCTGAGTATGTCATCCGCATAGCGGCGAATTGCCTGCCTAATGCCAGAGATGCTGCTGAGCGGCAGATTCAGAATGATATCAAGCACGCTCTGGAGAAGCAGAGTGCCCTGGAGGCTGCTAAGGCCGAGCAGGAGGCTCGTGAGCAGGCGGAGAGAGAGGCAAGAGAGGCAGAGGCGGCCCATGAGCGGGAACACGCAGAGACAGCCCGCAGAGCCCGTGAGGAACAGGAGACCAGCCCAAGAAGGCAGGTGGCAGCTGCGCAAGAGCCAGAGGAGGGGGAAGAGTAA
- a CDS encoding aminotransferase class V-fold PLP-dependent enzyme: protein MERLVYLDHAATSWPKPPEVSSAMVEALEQSGANAGRGNHSLAIGTGRVLVRARMLLAELFGVANAQDIAFTHNTTMGLNMAIKGTLQPGDHVLSTMTEHNSVRRPLEYLRRSIGIEVDYIQADREGQINLQELQRSLRPNTRMVICNHSSNLLGSILPIGDIGDIVKSNGAVFLVDAAQSAGALNIDVASMNIDLLAFPGHKGLLGPQGTGGLYISPGLDLEPLMHGGTGSQSENSEQPNVRPDRYEAGTQNAVGIAGLLAGVKTVKALGVEQIHMQEWKLTQLLMEGLAAIPGMRILGPAPGAPRSGIVAFVIEGQESAHIAHRLDREYQIAVRAGMHCTPLAHQAADTLDSGAVRASVGVSSTEADVQRLLLAMEEMYGVSR, encoded by the coding sequence ATGGAGAGGTTGGTATATCTCGATCACGCAGCTACTTCGTGGCCCAAGCCGCCGGAGGTGTCTTCAGCTATGGTGGAGGCATTGGAGCAGTCAGGGGCCAATGCCGGGCGGGGTAACCACTCACTGGCTATCGGGACGGGGCGGGTATTGGTTCGTGCACGGATGCTGCTGGCAGAGTTGTTTGGTGTAGCGAATGCCCAGGATATCGCATTCACTCATAACACAACTATGGGGCTAAATATGGCTATTAAGGGTACACTTCAACCAGGGGATCATGTCTTGTCAACGATGACGGAGCATAATTCTGTGCGCAGACCCTTGGAGTATTTGCGCCGGAGCATAGGGATTGAAGTGGATTATATACAGGCGGACCGCGAGGGCCAAATCAATCTTCAGGAGCTTCAGCGGTCTCTGCGTCCTAACACCCGGATGGTGATCTGCAATCACAGCTCCAATCTGCTGGGAAGTATTCTGCCGATTGGGGATATCGGCGACATAGTGAAATCGAATGGGGCTGTATTCCTGGTTGATGCTGCTCAAAGCGCTGGGGCGCTTAATATTGATGTGGCATCCATGAATATTGATCTGCTGGCATTTCCGGGACATAAAGGGCTGCTCGGTCCGCAAGGAACCGGGGGGCTGTATATCTCTCCCGGGCTGGATCTGGAGCCGCTGATGCATGGAGGCACTGGCAGTCAGTCGGAGAATAGCGAGCAGCCAAATGTTCGTCCGGACCGTTATGAGGCAGGGACACAGAATGCCGTCGGAATAGCCGGTCTGCTGGCTGGCGTGAAGACGGTTAAGGCGCTGGGAGTGGAACAGATTCATATGCAGGAATGGAAGCTGACACAGCTCTTGATGGAGGGCTTGGCTGCTATTCCGGGTATGCGGATTCTGGGCCCGGCACCGGGCGCGCCGCGAAGCGGAATTGTGGCTTTTGTCATAGAGGGCCAGGAGTCGGCGCATATTGCCCACCGGCTGGACCGCGAATACCAGATTGCTGTACGCGCAGGCATGCACTGTACACCGCTGGCTCATCAAGCAGCGGATACTCTGGATAGCGGAGCGGTAAGGGCGAGTGTGGGAGTAAGCTCCACGGAAGCCGATGTTCAGCGGCTGTTGCTGGCCATGGAGGAAATGTACGGCGTATCGCGTTAA
- the yyaC gene encoding spore protease YyaC, translated as MNSSSKAPPLQEPSCLKISHADPNIYSAITHRLLFHFSRTRPDTPIVIICVGTDRSTGDSLGPLVGTTLARFHSPLFHLYGTLEEPVHAINLEETVGLVYQKHANPFIIAIDACLGQSTSVGCIQVVEGPLRPGAGVNKQLPPVGDIHLTGIVNVGGFMEYFVLQNTRLSLVMRLSDIISSSLYSALKQWNLHARSAATREQ; from the coding sequence ATGAATTCTTCTTCCAAAGCTCCACCACTGCAAGAACCATCTTGTTTAAAAATATCACATGCCGACCCCAATATCTATTCTGCCATTACCCACCGTCTGCTGTTCCATTTTTCGCGCACACGTCCGGATACGCCCATTGTCATTATCTGCGTGGGCACGGACCGCTCGACCGGCGATTCCCTTGGCCCCCTGGTCGGCACGACACTGGCCCGCTTTCACAGCCCACTGTTCCATCTCTACGGAACGCTGGAGGAACCGGTACATGCCATTAACCTGGAAGAGACAGTGGGCCTTGTGTACCAAAAGCATGCCAACCCGTTCATCATCGCCATCGACGCCTGCCTCGGCCAGTCCACCAGCGTCGGCTGCATCCAGGTGGTTGAAGGTCCGCTGCGTCCCGGCGCAGGTGTCAACAAGCAGCTTCCCCCTGTTGGCGATATCCATTTGACCGGCATCGTTAATGTGGGAGGATTCATGGAATACTTTGTATTGCAGAACACCAGATTAAGCCTGGTGATGCGCTTGTCGGATATTATTTCATCCAGCCTCTACTCTGCCTTGAAGCAATGGAACCTGCATGCTAGATCTGCTGCAACGCGAGAGCAATAA
- a CDS encoding ParA family protein, translating into MSKIIAIANQKGGVGKTTTSVNLGASMATLGKKVLLVDIDPQGNTTSGVGVNKADVENCIYDILINEVDPQETIQETRIEGLHIIPATIQLAGAEIELVSTISRELKLKKALNAVKANYDYIIIDCPPSLGILTINSLTAADSVIIPIQCEYYALEGLSQLLNTVRLVQKNLNPHLKIEGVLLTMLDARTNLGIQVIEEVKKYFQEKVYRTIIPRNVRLSEAPSHGQSIITYDSRSKGAEVYLELAKEVISYE; encoded by the coding sequence GTGTCCAAGATTATTGCCATAGCAAATCAAAAAGGCGGGGTAGGTAAAACAACAACCTCTGTGAACCTGGGTGCCAGCATGGCTACTCTGGGGAAGAAAGTGCTGCTTGTTGATATTGATCCGCAAGGCAACACTACGAGCGGCGTTGGCGTCAACAAAGCGGATGTAGAGAATTGCATTTACGATATTCTTATTAATGAAGTGGATCCGCAGGAAACGATCCAGGAGACCCGCATTGAGGGCCTTCATATTATTCCGGCAACCATTCAGCTTGCAGGAGCAGAGATCGAGCTGGTCTCTACGATATCGCGGGAACTGAAGCTGAAGAAGGCACTGAATGCAGTAAAGGCGAATTATGATTATATTATTATAGATTGCCCTCCATCATTAGGGATTCTTACCATTAACTCTCTAACGGCTGCAGACTCTGTGATCATCCCTATACAATGCGAATATTATGCGCTTGAAGGATTAAGCCAGCTGCTCAATACTGTAAGACTGGTTCAGAAGAATCTTAATCCGCATCTCAAAATAGAGGGAGTATTGCTCACGATGCTGGATGCCCGGACCAACCTGGGAATTCAGGTGATTGAAGAAGTAAAAAAATATTTCCAAGAAAAGGTATACAGAACGATTATCCCGCGTAATGTACGTTTAAGCGAAGCCCCTTCACATGGGCAGTCAATTATTACCTATGACTCCCGTTCCAAGGGAGCGGAAGTATATTTAGAGTTGGCAAAGGAAGTGATTTCTTATGAGTAA
- a CDS encoding YjzC family protein, whose protein sequence is MGEQTEYEKGDKAPNPGVYTEVGEARSFHTEIQNPKRITMEKGDTFPETSNQNRKWKKVEKARVH, encoded by the coding sequence ATGGGCGAACAGACTGAGTATGAAAAGGGCGACAAAGCCCCCAACCCGGGCGTTTACACCGAGGTAGGCGAAGCGCGGAGCTTCCACACGGAAATTCAGAATCCGAAACGGATCACAATGGAAAAAGGCGACACCTTCCCGGAGACCAGCAACCAGAACCGCAAGTGGAAAAAAGTCGAGAAGGCCCGTGTCCATTAA
- the rsmG gene encoding 16S rRNA (guanine(527)-N(7))-methyltransferase RsmG, which yields MDTTVAEFTSLLKEHGLELSMKQLEQFELYYQELVSWNEKMNLTGITERSQVYTKHFYDSLSLAFYLNMQETKSLADIGSGAGFPGIPLKICFPDLKLTIVDSLSKRITFLQHVCDTLGLKDVKLIHGRAEDVARQFVHRDAYDVVTARAVARLSLLNEFCLPFTRKDGIFAAMKGSDPTEELQEAKRSFKELRAELYKVESFSLPVEESSRHIILARKTGATPSKYPRKPGVPAKSPLI from the coding sequence ATGGATACAACGGTAGCCGAGTTCACCTCCCTGCTCAAGGAGCATGGGCTGGAACTCTCAATGAAGCAGCTTGAACAATTTGAACTCTATTATCAGGAACTGGTCTCCTGGAATGAGAAGATGAATCTAACCGGGATCACAGAGCGGAGCCAGGTATATACCAAGCACTTCTATGATTCTTTATCTTTAGCCTTCTACTTAAATATGCAGGAGACGAAGAGTCTTGCTGATATTGGCTCGGGGGCAGGGTTCCCTGGCATTCCGCTGAAAATATGCTTCCCTGATCTCAAGCTGACGATTGTGGATTCACTTAGCAAACGGATCACTTTCCTGCAGCATGTCTGTGATACTCTGGGGTTGAAGGATGTAAAGCTCATTCACGGCCGGGCAGAGGATGTCGCCAGACAGTTTGTTCACCGGGATGCTTATGATGTAGTCACTGCCCGTGCGGTGGCCCGTTTATCGCTTCTGAATGAATTCTGTCTGCCCTTCACCCGCAAGGACGGCATCTTCGCTGCCATGAAGGGGAGTGATCCGACGGAGGAATTGCAAGAAGCCAAGCGCAGCTTCAAGGAACTGCGTGCTGAACTGTATAAGGTAGAATCCTTCAGTCTGCCAGTGGAAGAATCTTCCCGTCATATCATTCTTGCACGTAAGACTGGGGCCACCCCCTCCAAGTATCCTCGCAAGCCGGGCGTACCTGCGAAATCGCCGCTCATCTAA
- a CDS encoding DUF951 domain-containing protein — translation MERKVFGLGDIVQMKKQHPCGTNEMEIIRMGMDIRIKCTGCQHSVLIPRAKFEKNLKKVLHSADSGTENN, via the coding sequence ATGGAACGCAAGGTATTCGGGCTGGGTGATATTGTGCAGATGAAGAAGCAGCACCCGTGCGGAACGAACGAGATGGAGATCATCCGTATGGGAATGGATATCCGGATTAAGTGCACCGGTTGTCAGCATAGCGTCCTCATTCCCCGCGCCAAATTCGAGAAGAATCTGAAGAAGGTCCTGCATTCAGCGGATAGTGGAACGGAGAATAATTAA
- the mnmG gene encoding tRNA uridine-5-carboxymethylaminomethyl(34) synthesis enzyme MnmG: MNYDGGSYDVIVIGAGHAGCEAALAAARMGCRTLMITINLDMVAFMPCNPSIGGPAKGHVVREIDALGGEMGRNIDKTFIQLRMLNTGKGPAVHALRAQADKFLYQHAMKETMEKTPNLTLRQGMVEELIAQDGRCAGVVTKTGTVYHSKTVILTTGTYLRGKVIMGELTYESGPNNQQPSVRLSENLRELGFDLVRFKTGTPPRVHKDSIDFSKTEIQPGDEKLKFFSFETKSSDNEQLPCWLTYTSPVTHQIINDNLHRAPMFTGIIEGTGPRYCPSIEDKVVRFSDKSQHQIFLEPEGKNTSEYYVQGLSTSLPEDVQLAVLRSIPGMEKVEMMRNGYAIEYDAMVPTQLWPSLETKRLPGLFTAGQINGTSGYEEAAGQGVIAGINAARKVQEKEPVVLDRSQGYIGVLIDDLVTKGTNEPYRLLTSRAEYRLLLRHDNADLRLTPIGYDIGLITEQRYEAFLDKKGRVDREIIRLQETKVKPIQVNEALASYESAPIVDGSNLLTLMRRPEIAYSFVDIISPSPEELDEEMKEQVEIQIKYAGYIEKQLLHVEKLQKMEQKKIPDNINYNEIHGLAMEARQKLTKIAPISIGQASRIGGVTPADISILLVYLEHYNRVTAAKG, from the coding sequence ATGAATTATGATGGAGGCAGCTATGATGTTATCGTCATCGGTGCCGGTCATGCCGGCTGCGAAGCAGCCCTGGCTGCTGCACGGATGGGCTGCCGCACACTGATGATCACAATTAACCTGGATATGGTGGCTTTCATGCCATGTAATCCATCGATTGGCGGACCCGCCAAGGGCCATGTGGTGCGTGAAATTGATGCACTGGGCGGGGAAATGGGCCGCAATATTGATAAGACGTTCATTCAGCTGCGAATGCTTAATACGGGCAAGGGACCTGCTGTTCACGCTTTGCGTGCACAAGCAGACAAGTTCCTTTATCAGCACGCGATGAAAGAAACGATGGAGAAGACTCCTAACCTGACTCTGCGCCAGGGGATGGTGGAGGAGCTGATCGCCCAAGACGGACGCTGCGCCGGAGTGGTGACGAAGACAGGGACGGTATATCACAGCAAGACCGTTATTCTGACAACCGGAACCTACCTGCGCGGAAAAGTGATCATGGGTGAGCTGACATATGAGAGCGGACCCAATAATCAGCAGCCGTCCGTACGCCTGTCCGAGAATCTGCGCGAACTGGGGTTCGATTTGGTCCGCTTCAAGACTGGAACGCCGCCGCGTGTCCACAAGGATTCGATTGATTTCTCCAAGACCGAAATCCAGCCGGGGGATGAGAAGCTGAAATTCTTCTCTTTTGAAACCAAATCCTCGGATAATGAGCAGTTGCCTTGCTGGCTGACCTACACCTCCCCGGTTACTCACCAGATCATTAATGACAATCTGCACCGGGCGCCGATGTTTACGGGTATTATTGAAGGAACGGGTCCGCGTTATTGCCCTTCCATTGAAGATAAGGTTGTCCGGTTCAGTGATAAATCACAGCATCAGATCTTCCTGGAGCCGGAAGGTAAAAATACATCGGAATACTATGTACAAGGTCTGTCGACAAGCCTTCCTGAGGATGTACAGCTGGCGGTCCTGCGGTCTATTCCCGGTATGGAGAAGGTAGAGATGATGCGCAACGGCTATGCCATTGAATATGATGCTATGGTTCCGACGCAGCTCTGGCCGTCTCTGGAAACCAAACGTCTGCCGGGACTATTCACTGCAGGACAAATCAACGGCACCTCCGGCTATGAGGAAGCGGCAGGGCAAGGTGTAATTGCCGGAATTAATGCAGCACGTAAAGTACAGGAGAAAGAGCCAGTGGTGCTGGACCGTTCCCAGGGTTATATTGGCGTTCTGATCGATGATCTGGTCACTAAGGGAACGAATGAGCCTTATCGCCTGCTGACTTCCCGTGCGGAATACCGGCTGCTGCTCCGTCATGATAATGCGGATCTCCGGCTCACACCAATAGGCTATGATATTGGGCTGATTACAGAGCAGCGCTATGAAGCCTTCCTTGATAAGAAGGGCCGGGTCGACCGTGAGATTATTCGTCTGCAGGAGACCAAGGTTAAACCGATTCAAGTGAATGAAGCTCTAGCCAGTTATGAATCTGCACCAATTGTTGACGGAAGCAACCTGCTGACCTTAATGCGCCGCCCTGAGATCGCCTACAGCTTCGTGGATATCATCTCTCCTTCTCCAGAGGAGCTGGATGAAGAGATGAAGGAGCAGGTTGAGATCCAGATTAAATATGCCGGCTATATTGAGAAACAGCTCCTGCATGTGGAAAAGCTGCAGAAGATGGAGCAGAAAAAGATCCCTGACAATATTAACTATAATGAGATTCATGGACTGGCGATGGAGGCGCGGCAAAAGCTGACCAAAATCGCTCCAATCTCCATTGGGCAGGCTTCGCGTATCGGAGGCGTTACCCCGGCGGATATCTCAATCCTGCTGGTCTATCTGGAGCACTACAACCGTGTAACAGCGGCGAAAGGATAA